From the genome of Fundidesulfovibrio terrae:
TTTTTGCGCCAGGATTCGGCCAGAAACGCCTGCACCTGCGTGGAGGACGCAAGCCCCAGGTCGTGCCAACTCCTGGCCCGCTCCACGGCCTTGGCCGCGCAGCCGAAGCGTTCGAGGATCTTTTTGGACGTGCGAGGGCCGAGCCCCGGCGCGTGCTTGAGGCACAGGCTGGCCCAAAACTCCTGGCGCTGGGGATCGGTCACGGCGCTACTGGCCCAGCTGTTTGAGCTTCTGCTTGGCCTTGCCGGAGAATTCGGAGGACGGGTGCTCGTCTACGAGCATTTTCAGGTGGAAGGCGGCGTTGGCCTTGTCCCCCAGTCGCTCGTAGGCGTCCGCGATGCGGTACAGGGCCTCGGCTGATTTGGAGTCCTTGGGGAAGCGGGTGGTCACTTCCTTGAAGCTCAAGATGGCCTGGTTGTAGCTCTTGTCGCCCATGTAGCTCTCGCCGATCCAGTAAAGGGCCTCGGGGGTCTTGGGGGAGCTGGGATACTTGGCCAGAAAGTCGTTGAATTTCCGGCGGCCTTCGTCGTTGTGGTTGGCGGAGACAGCGCGAAGCGCCTCGGTGTAAAGCAGCTGCTCCTGGACGTCCGCGGCCTGCGGTGCGGCCGTCTGAGCTGCAGGCGCGGCGGGTGCCGGTTGCGGCGTGGTGCCCTGCGGCTTGGCCGGAGTAGTGGAGGGTGCGGCGGAAGAAACGGGCGCGGGCTGGGCCGCGGAAGCGAGAGGTTGAGGCGTGCGGGCCGCCTGCTTGCCCTTGGCGAACCTGGAACCTTCAACGGCTGGAGCTGCCATGGGCACGGGCTGCTTGGCTGATTCGCCGAGCGTCACCACCGGGGGCTGCAAGACGGGCAGCGGCTGGGGAGCGGGCGTCGCGGGAACCGGTTGCGCCTGCGGGGAGGGCTGCGCTGCCGTGGCGGCGGGAGCGCCCGGCGCGCCCGAAGCGAGAGAGGAATACGGGATCACCTGCCCGTACGCCACCGGCTGGCGGGAACCGGCCACGGGTGCGGGCTTGTGGTCCTTGCCCTTCTGGGTCTTGGAGGGGACGGCGGGTTGGCCCTGGCCAAGGCGGTCCAGGCGGCTGGCGATGTCTCGCAGCTTGTAGTCGATGTCGGCGTCCCGGGCCCGCTGCTGTTCCTGGAAACGGGAGAATCCGGCCTCGAGGTTGTCCAGCCGGGAAGCCTGGGTGGCCTCCTGCCCGGCCTTGCCCTTGTTCTGGGCGCAACCGGAGACGGCGAGCGCAAGTGCCAGGACGGTCAGGCCGAATCGTTTCACCGCATCCTCCAAGAGTTTTCATTGCGATAATCGAGCCTTGCCGTGAAAGCAAGCTCCCCGGGCCGGAAAATCGCTTGGTCGAACACAAACTTCCGGTTTTCCGGTAAGCCGGTCCAAGCGCGTTGCATCGCGGGCGTTTTTCAGGCACATAACCGGCGCCGCGCCTGCGCGGTCACAAGTCCACAAGGAGTCCGGTCCAGCGTGAACGAGAACCTTCTCTTCGCGGCCATAACGGCCCTCGTCTGCCTGCCCCTTTCCCTGGCCCTGGCCGCAGCCGGCCTGCCCCTGGCCAGTGCGTCGATGCTCCTGAACCCGCCCAAGCGGGTGAAGGTCTTCCGGGACAAGTACGGGCAGCAGACCGCCACCTTCTGCCTTCTGGCCGGGATCATCGCCACGGCCTGCCTGGGGGCGGCGGCGGGCTTCCTGCCCATGGTGTTCCCCGCCGCGGCCTCCTTCTGGCTGGGCTGGCCCCTGCCCCTGGCTCCCCTGGCCGCCCTGCTCGTCTTGTGCGCCGTCCTGGCCGTGGCCTACCGGGCCACCTGGCAGATCCTCAAGGAGAACCGCCCCGCCCATGCCGCCATGGGAATGGCCGCCACCGTCTGCGGCTGGGGCCTGGGCTACCTGTTCCTGTCGTTCTTCAGGCATTTCGCCGTCAGCTCCGCCGACCCTGCCGCCGACCCGACCCTCTTCCTTCCGCCCCTGGACTCCGCGTCCTGGCTGCTTCTTCCGAGCGTGCTCGCCCTGACCCTGGCCATGGCCGGAGCATCCGCCCCGCTCTACCTGATCTACCGCCGGGAAAAGGATGACTTCGGGCGCGACTACTACAACTACGCCCTCAAGATGGCCGGCAAGTGGGCCCTGGGCGGCAGCGCCGGAGCCTTGGCCTCCCAGGGCGCGCTTTTCGCCCTGCTCTGGCCCGTGGTCAGGGACATGCCCATCCGGGCCTCGTTCTTCTGGGGCGAGGCCGTGGCCCTGACGGCCTTCGTCATGGCCGGACTGCTCTGGAGCATGGTGCTCAAGAACCAGAACCCGCTTCGCCTGAAACTCCACTGCGTGACCGGATACGCCCTGGCCGTGGCTGGGCTTTCGGGCATGGCGGTGGCCGTCTCCCGTTTCTTTTTCGGCTAGGCAGGCCTTCCCCCGTTTCTTTTCCGGCCGGAGGGTGTAGGATGCCTCGTCCCTCCCGCATATGACCGGGCCGCATGTCGCGGCCCTCGGTCCGGGGGAAAGGAGGCTCCATGCCCGAGCATTCTTCGCAGGATCTGTTCTCGGCCCTGTGTAAAGCCCTCAAAAGCGGTGATCTCGACGCAGCCGCGGGCCTTTATGACGACGAGGCGGTCTTCGTGGTTTCCCCCGGGCGGATAGCCCGGGGCAAAGAAGAAGTCCGCAACGCCCTGGCCGGGTTCATTGCCCTGAAGCCCACCCTGGTTATCGATCCGGTTGAGGTCGTAAGCACCGGAGACATTGCGCTTGTATTGGGTTCCTGGACGTTGTCGGGCACCGGGGCGGACGGTACGCCGGTCCTCATGAGCGGCCGGTCCGCGGATGTCCATCGCCGCCGGGACGGTGTCTGGCGCATCCTGGTGGACAACCCGTGGGGCACGGGCGTCCTCCCCGGCTGACGGGCTTGCGGGGATACCACCCACGAAAAAGGACGGCCCCCCATGAGGAGCCGCCCGTTCGTTTCTTCGTGAGAAAAGCGCTACATGCCCGACGGCCCGCGCATGTCGAACTCGGAGCGCGAAATGTTAGTGCCGTTAAGCATCCCGACAGGCGTCTGGATGCTTAACAGCCTGGTGTCGCGTTATGTTCCGCCTTGTTTGACCCGGGTCGAATCGGCGGAATAATTCGAGAGTTATTTCCTGACCTTTTCCTTTCCTTGGCAAGAAGCACGCAAGCGGAACGGATGTTGCTTGCTAAGATTTCACTCGTCCTCTTTTTCACCTACTCCTCTCCCGCCAGTCAGTACCGTTCTTACTTGGCGGCAAGTACGGATTTCCGTCTGTTCCTGCAATCATGTTACCGCATGGAGGATTATCCATGAAAAAAGGAATGCTTATCCCAGGATTATTCCTACACGGTCTCATTGTTGCCCTGTCCCTGTCTTCCGTTGCGTTCGGGCAGGTTTCAGCCATTCAGATTCCCGTGATCGTGAACATTACCCCGATGCGGGGATGACCCCAGACGGCGCCAAGGACGCCATCAAGGAGGCCAACAAGGCTCACAAGCAGGCCAACATGCAGCTCGTGGTGGTCAAGGTGCAGAACGCCACCGAAGGCGATGCCGGAAATGACGGGGAATTCAACAAGGATGAACGAAAAGCCGTGCGCACCTTCGGCGGCAAGGAACTCGAAAAGCTCCCCAACCAGAAGGGGCTCAAGATCTGTTTCGGCAAGACGCCCACAACGGAATCGCCCACCAACCCGGGCATCAGCGTCCACAAGGACCCGACCCTTATCGTGAAGAACCGTGCCACTGCGGCCGAAACCGGCCAGACCATCGCCCACGAGATCGGCCATGTGATGACCCTGGGGGCGGGACACACGGTCACATCCACTCAGAAGGCCAACGCCGGCGGCCACACCCCCAATACGCCGGGCGAGACGGGGAAAGAGAACCTGATGGCCCCCAGCAACTACCGGACGGATACCAAGCTGACCGCGGACCAGATCGCGGAGATGCAGACCCGCAAGTACTTCGTCGGCAAGTGCTCCACGCAGTTCAACTCCGCCTTTCCGGCAGTCAAGGACAAGCAGCAGTTCGGCGCCAACACGGATGCCGGCAACGACCAGGGTGGCGCGCCGGCCATTTTCGACCTGCACCAGATGTTCTTGGCATCGCTGGAATCCTCGGGGGTCATCCAGTCGCAGATTTCGGTGCAGACCCCCCTGCCAGGCAGCGCCATCGGCGCGACCTACACACTGGGGTTCGACTCCGACCAGAACGCCGCCACGGGCGTAGCCTACAGCGGCCTGCCCGGAGTGGACAGGGTCGTCAAGATCTCGGCCAGCGGCGTTTTCGGAACCCCCGGATTCTCCCTGACCGGTTCCGTCATCGATGCGGTAACATTGACGGTCGTCAGCCCCCTCAGCTCACTCCAGGCCGTGATAGCCGACTCGCTAGTCGATATCGACTAACCCGGTATCCCTGCCGAAACCAACTACCTCTTCGACATACCCAAGGCTGCCCTGGCCATCCCTTCCTTGGCCACGGACCTGCCCTTGGTGGCCACGGCCGGCGACGGTGTGTCCATCTTCGACGACAGCATTTTTGATTTCGACCTGATCCGCTGGCTGGAAGACCCCACCCTGGAAACCTTCGGGGACGGCGTGCCCAAACCCGGGGTTTCCTACCCGTTCAGCGTCTCTGGACTTGAGTCCCTGAGTCCCTTCGATCTGCTTCTGGACGGGCAAGTGATGCTGAGCGCGTCCCTCGACGCCACGGGCAGCTTTGCCGGCAGCTTCATCTTCCCGAATATCCCGGTGAACACCCTCCACTTCATCACGGCCCAGGACAGCACCGGCGAATTCGCCTACAGCATGACCTGCCCCACCCCTGAACCCACGTCCCTCCTCCTTCTCGGCTCAGGGGCCGGTCTGCTGGGCTTGCGCAAGCGCCGCCGGGCCGGCCGGTAGTGCCAACCGATTGTTGAATACGAGCAAGGCTGCCTCGGAAACCCCGGGGCAGCCTTGTCGTTCTCGTGTCGCGCCGCACTATCCGCCACGCGTTCAGCGCTGCGAGGTGGACATGAGGTATATTTCGTGGGGGTCGAGGATGAGCACCACCGAGCCGTCGCCCATGATGGTTGCGCCCGAGAGACCGCGCGTGTCGAACTCCGAGAGATAGCTGCCCAGGGGCTTGATGACCACTTCCTGCCGCTCCAGCAACTTGTCCACGATGACCCCCAGGCGGCGGTCGTTGTCGTGGAGGATGACCATGGACACGATCTCCTTGTCGTCTTCCGGGGCGGGAGGGAGTTCGAGCACCTCGCGCAGCTCGATAATGCCCAGGACCTCTCCGCGAAGGGTCACGGCCTTGCGCTTGTTGACCTCGGTCATGCGCTTGACCTCGATCTTGGTGGTCTCTGACACCGCGTCCAGGGGGATGGCGTAGGTCTGGTCGCCCACCATGACCATGAGGGCGTCGATGATGGCCAGGGTCAGGGGAAGGGCCATGGTGAACTTGGTGCCCTTGCCCACCTCGCTGGTCACGCTCACGGTGCCCTTGAGATTCTTGATGTTGGTGCGCACCACGTCCATGCCCACGCCGCGCCCGGATATGTCGGTGATCTTCTCGGCCGAGGAAAAGCCCGGCATGAAGATGAGTTCCAGGGCGTCCCGGTCGTCGAGGTTCTTGGCCTCCTCGGGGGTGATGAGCCCCTTGCGGATGCCCACCTCGCGCATCTTGGCCGGATCGATGCCCTTGCCCTCGTCCTCCACTTCGATGGCCACGGAGTTGCCCCGGTGGTAGGCGCGAAGCCAGACCTTGCCCACGGGGCTCTTGCCAGCCGCGAGGCGGGCTTCCTCGGTCTCCAGGCCGTGGTCCACGCTGTTTCGGATGAGGTGCACCAGGGGATCGCCGATGACCTCCACCACCGACTTGTCCAGTTCGGTCTCTTCGCCTTCCATGATCAGCTCCACTTCCTTGCCCGACTTGCGCGACAAGTCGCGCACCAAGCGCGGGAAGCGGGAGAACACCGAAGAAACGGGCACCATGCGCACTTTCATGATGGTGTCCTGGAGGTCGTCGGACAGCCTGGCCATGGCATAGGTGGTTTCGGTGAGCTGCTGGGCGATTTCCTGCACGTCGAGCTTGCCCTCTTCCAGGGAGCGGGCCAGCAGGGCGTACCGGTTTCTGTTGATGATGAGCTCGCCGATCAGGTTCATGAGGTGGTCGAGTTTCTCATGATCCACGCGGATGGTGGAGGACACCTTGGCCGCACCTGGAGCCGAGGGAGCGGCAGGCGCGGGGGCGGCCGCCTCCGGCTTGGGGGCGGGTTTCGGCTCGGCTTTAGACGCGGGAGCGGCGGCCTGGGCCGGTTCGGCCTTCGGCTGCGCCTTGGGAGCTTCTTCCTTTTTGGGCTTGGGGGCGGGTTCCGGTTTGGCCGCCTCTTCTTTCGCGGGAGCAGGCGTGACGACCGTCTCGGCCTTCTCGGGTGCGGCAGGCTGCGCGGCCTTCACGCCGCCCATGAGCGCGGCCAAGGCGGCCTTGATCATGTCCTCGAGGATGCCGCACTCCTGGCGCAGGATGTCGAGCATCATCTCGAAATCCATGCCGGTCTTCCGGGCCTGGTCCACGAGCCCGGCGGTGCGCTCGGCGTAGGTTTTGAGCTCACCGAAGCCCATGTAGCCTGTTGAGTTGCGTAGCGTGTCCAGCGAACGGTAGAGCCCGTCGATGTATTCCTTGTTGGTGCCGTCCTTGGCCAGTTCGTCCAGGGCCAGATGGATGTTGGCCAGCTGCTGGGTGACGGTTTCCTCGAAAATTTCCTTATCCTCGTCGTCCAGGCCGGAGTCGCCGGACGACGAGGCCGTTTCGTCCGCGGGGGCCGGAGCTTCCGGCTTGGGAGCGGCTTCCGGGGCCTGCGCCGCTTCGGGTTCGGGCGCGGCCTCATCAACAGACTCGGACGACTTGAGCGGTTCGGCCTGCACGGCCATGTCCCCGAAATCCACGTCGCCCGTGGCCACGGCCTGCTGGAGCTTGTCCACCAGGAAGGAGATATCCATGGGCGTGGCCTGGTTGTGCTTGGCGTCGATTTTGGAGACCAGGGTCTCCATCATATCCACGGTGCCGAGCAGCAGGTCGATCATGCGCGGGGTGGCGGTCATTTCCCCCTTGCGCACCTTGTTGAGCAGGGTTTCTGCCTCGTGCGTGAGGGAGTTGAGCTCCTTGTGGCCGATGATGCCGGAGTTGCCCTTGAGGTTGTGGAAGTAGCGGAAGGTGTCGTTGACCAGATCGCCGCCCGCGCCCGCGGGATCCTTCTCCAGTTCGAGAAGAGAGGCGTTCAGGTTTTCGATGATCTCCTGGGCTTCCTCGAGGAAATCGTTCAGGTGGCCCTCGCCGATGGCCTGAAGCCCGTAGGACGGGCCGGTCTCAGTGGCTTCCGGCATGATGAAGCCGCGTGATTCTCCTCCGGGGGTCTTTTCCGGTCTGGGCACGTCAACCTCCTCGGAGGAACTGGCGGCAGTCTGTTCGGACGCGGGCGCGGTCTGCCCGGAAGGGGCGGCCGCAGGCAGTTCCTCGCCCGCCAGGATGGCTTCGATGCGGTGGATGATGGAGGCGGTCTCGACCTCGCCCTCGTAGCCGTGGGTTTCCAGGCTGTCGATCATGGTCCGCAGGGCGTCGGTGGCAGCCAGGATAACGTCCATGATGCCAGCGGTGACGCCGATCTTGCCCTTGCGCAGTTCGTCGAGGATGTTTTCCGCCTTGTGGGCCAGGCCGTTTATCTGGTTGAGCCCCAGAAATCCCGACGCGCCCTTGAGCGAATGCATGGGCCGGAAAATTTCGTTGAGCAGGCCAAGGTTCTCCGGGTTCTTCTCGAGCTCAAGCAGGTTGGGCTCGATGGTCTCCAGGTGCTCCTTGGCTTCGACGATGAAATCGGCGAAGAGTTCCGGATCCATGAAATCCTGGCTCATGAGTACCTCTGTAAGGCGAATTGAAGCCGTCTAGCCAAGCAGCATCTTGACATTCTTGACCATTTTCTCGGGCTGCGCCGGCTTGACCATGTACATGTTGGCGCCGATGGAGAGCCCGGCCTGGATGTCCTTCTCCTGCCCTTCGGTGGAGAGCACCACGATGGGTATGTCGCTGTAGGCATCCTGTTCCCGCACGCTCTTGATGAACGTGAAGCCGTCCATGCGGGGCATGTTGATGTCCGAGATGATCAGGTCGATCTTCTCGGAGGAGTAGAGCTTCTCCAGGCCATCGAGACCGTCCTCGGCCGTGACCACCTTGAAACCTTCCTTTTTCATGATGAAGGCCACAAGGTTGCGAACGGTTTTGGAATCGTCCACGATAAGAATCGTCTTTGGCATAATGGGCTCCTAGCTCTTGAGCACTTTCTGGAAGAGACGGCTGACCGACAGTATCTTGATCAGCCTGTCGCCGGCCTTGAGCAGGCCGGCCATGAGTTCAGCGTTCACGCCCACCTGGGATTCGATGTTCCATTCTATATCGGCACGCGGGGCCTTGTACATGGTGTCGATGGCTCGAACTCGCAAGCCTATCTGCATGTCGCGCAACCGGCAGACGATGAGGAAATTGTCCTCCTGCCCGTCTTCGGCCGGCACGTCCAGCAGGCAGGCCAGGTCGATAAGCGGCGTCACCCGGCCCCGCAGGTTGGTCACTCCGGCGAGAAACGGCGGAGCTGCCGGGAGCTTGGTGGCCGCCACGGCGCGAAGCACCTCCTGCACCAGCATGATGGGCACGGCGAAGACCTGTCCCGACACGTAAAAGCTCACCAGCCTGAGTTCTTCCTCGGCCATGAGGCTCGACTCGAGGTCCACGCCGGACTCGGGTGCCTCCTGGTCCGTGGCGGCTCCCATGACCTGCTCGGCCTGGACGGGGCTTTTGAGGGCCCTGCCTTCCGGAGTGTTTTCCCACCCTGCCCCGACGTATTTTTCCAGGAACGCGCGTTCGGAACCCGTCAAGTCTGCGGACCGCTGGCCCGATTCGGGGAGAGCCACGTCGTGCTCAAAGTAGTTTTCCAGCGTTTTCATGCGGGCAGTATTTCCTTGGCCAAGGCCATGTATTCCTTGGCTCCCCGGGACTCCGGGGCCACGTCGTAGATCACCTGTCCCCTGGCGCTGGCTTCCCTGAACTGCGTGTCCATGTCGATCACCGTCTCGAACATCTTGGAGCCGAGTTTCTTGCGCAGAAGCTCAAGCACCCTGCGGCACGCCCCGGCGCGCCGGTCGAACATGGTGGCCAGGGCCTTCCAGGCCACGGGCCTCGGGAGCACCTTGTTCAGCAGGCGGATCGAATCGAATATCAACCGCAATCCGTGCAAGGCCAGAAACTCAGTCTGGATGGGGATGATGAGCAGATCCGAGGCCACCATCGCGTTCACCAGAAGTACTCCCATGTTCGGCGGACAATCGAGGATCACGAAGTCGTACCCCAGCGCCGCCTCGGCCAGCAGGTTCTTGAGCAGAAGCCCCTTGTTCTCGCGTCCCTTGAGGTCGATATCCAGCTCCGAAAGCCTGACGTTGCTGGCCACTATGTCCACGCCCCCCTGCGGGGCCAGGATCACGGCCTTGTTCCAGAGCTCGCGGTCGAACGACTCGGCCAGCAGCAGGTCGTAGGCCGATATGGGCACGTTCTCTGGAAACATCCCCAGATGGACCGAAGCGCAACCGTGCGGATCCAAGTCCATCAGCAGGACCTTTTTGCCCAGCCTGGCCAAGGCTCCCCCCAGCGACAAGGCCGTGGTCGTCTTGCCGACGCCTCCCTTTTGGTTGGCGATGGCCACTACGCTTGCTCCCACGCTCGCTCACCACCGTTTCCGGCGGGAAAGGGCTGGGCCATCATGATATTTCTCGGCCAACATGCGGATTTTCTTTATCCTTCTTTCAAATAAATGATGGCGCCCGGGTAGTGTTTCGGCTTGAAGGCGCGCGATATGTTGTGCAGCGACTCCGAGTGGCCGATGAGCAGGAATCCTCCGGGAAGCAGGTTGTCGTAGAACGACCCGATGACGTTCTTTTTCATCTCGTCGTCGAAGTAGATGATGACGTTGCGGCAGAACACCAGCTGGGAGCGGTCCACGCGCTTGAGCATGGCCTTGTCGCTCAGGTTGATCTGCCCGAAGTTGACCAGGCGCTTCACCTCTGGCTTGACCTTGAACTTGCCGTCCTCCGCTGAGAAATACTTGGTCACGATCTCCTTGGGAGTGGTGCGCAGGGTGTAGTCGTTGTAGACCCCGTTGCGGGCCGAGGCCAGGACCGCTTCAGACAGGTCGTTGGCCGTGATCTTGATGTCCCAGGAGTTGATCTCGCTTTTCAGGACCTCGTGCAGGATGATGGCCAGGGTGTACGGTTCCTCTCCGGTGGAGCACCCGGCGGACCAGATGCGCAGCTTTTTTCCGCCCAGCTTGCGCTGCTTATCGAGGACCTCGGGGAGGACGTTGTTCTGGAAGACCGCCAGTTGGGGCGGATTGCGGTAGAAACTGGTCTCGTTGGTGGTGACCACTTCGAAGAGGCGGTTGAGTTCCTGGCGCTTGCCGGGGTCGTACTGCAGGAAATGGTAGTACTCTGCGAAGCTCTTGAGGTTGAGTTCCTTGAGACGGTTGGCCAGCCTGTTCTCGAGCAGGTATTTGCGGTTATCCGCGATGTAGATGCCCGATTGCTGGTAAATGTAGTCCCTGAGTTGCACGAACTCGGAATCCGCAATCTTGAGCTCCTTTCGCAAGGAGATGGTCTTGGAGAAAAGCGAGGACATTTAGTGACCCACACCCTGTTCTTCTTGAATCTTCGAGATCGCGTCCTCCGCTGCTGCCGTCAGTTCCGGGTCGCTTCCGTTGAGCACTTCCAGCAAAGCGCGGAAAGCGACATTGCCGCCGATTTCTCCTAGCGTCTCCACCACCTTGAGAGCCACCAGTTTGTTGGGGCTCTCAAGAAGCTCCACCAGCCTCGGTGCGGCTTCGCGGGCCGTGCGCATGCCGAGCGCCTCCAGGGCGCGGATGCGTACCCAGTCGTCCGGGTCGTCCAGCGCCTGCACGAGGTAGGTGGTGCCCTCGCTCAGGGAGCAGCAATGGCCGATCTGCTCAACCACGGCGATGCGCACCTCCCGGGACTCGTCAGAAAGCCGGGAAACCAGGAGTTTCAGACCCTCGCCGTCCGGGGCGCACAGGCCTGCCACGGCTTCGATGGCGACCTTGCGGATGTCGGGGATTTCGTCTTCAAGGGCGGCCTTGAGTTCCACGAGGTTTTTCTCAGGCTCGATCTTGCCCAGGGCAAAGACGGCCATGAGCCGGTCGATGGGCTCGTCCGACCGGGCCATCTCCTTGAATCGAGAGGCCATCTCGGGCGTCCCCAGGGCCACGCACGCGTCAAGGGCCGCCTCCTTCACGTCGTCATAGGGGTGGCTCAGCAGGGCGAAAATGGCGTCGGACGCGCCGACCACGCGCATCTTCTGCCCCAGGAAGGCCAGGGCGCCCTTCAGCACGGTCCCGTCCGCGTTGCGGGCCAGCACGTCCTGGAAGAACTCTACGGCTTCGGCCCCGCCGACCTTGAGCAGCGCCTGCACGATTTCGCGCTGCACGTCCCGGTCGCGTTTCCAGAAGACTGCCATGAGCAGGCTTGAAACCTCGGGGCCGCCTATGCGGGAGAGGACCTCCACGGCGATCATGGACAGGGCGTGTTCGCCGGAAGTCAGCGCGTTCTTCAGGGCTTCGGAGAGTCCCATGGCAGTCAGGGTGGTTATGGCCAGCTCGAGGCGGTCCTGGTCGCGGTCCGGGTCGAGGGCTCCGGCAAGCTCCAGAATGGCCTGGGATGAGGTGGTCCCGCCCACGAAGGCCAGCCCGTGCACCGCCGCGTCCTGGATTTCCGTATCCTCGTCTGAGAGCGCCGCCAGCAGGTAGTCACGGAATTTGACCCGTTCGGCGTCGGACAGCAGGGTCAAGGACTTGCCGCCCAGGATCTTCACCACGGATTTGCAGATCTTGTTGCGAAGCGCCGCCGGGGAGTCGTCCAGGCGCTTGATGAGCATGGTCACGGCCTTGACGTTGCCGATCTCGCCCAGGGCGTCCACGATCATGGAGGCCACCAGGTCGGAGGATTTTCCGAGCGCCCCGATGAGCGCGCTCACGGAGGATTCGTCGCGTATCTTGGCCAGGGCCTCGATGACCGCGAACTGCACCCACTCGTCGTCGGCCAGGGCCTTGTTGAGGCATTTGGCCGCCTCGGGCTTGCCGAGCGCCCCCAGGCTGACCGCCGCCTGGTAGCGGACGTTGACTTCGGGGTCCTTGAGCAGGGCTTCGCAGAGCGGGTCCACGGCCATGAGGTTGTCCGTGGAGCCGATGATGTCGGAGGCGAATATGCGCATGTCCGGGTCGTCATCGTGCAGAAGGGCCACGAGGGTCGGGAAGTCCTGGTCTCCGACCTCGCGCATGACGTCCATGGCGATGTTGCGGGCGGGCGGGTCGTCGGAGCGCAGAAGAGGAGCAACGGCACGCACCACGGCCGGGCCGCCGATGCGGCGTAGCGCCCTGTCGGCCGCCTCCTGTACGCCCAGGTTCTGGCTCTGCACCAGCTTGGCGAGCAGGGGGACCGCTTCCTCGATTCTGGCTTCCCCGGCGGCGAAAGCGGCTTCGCGTTCCTGCTCTACGTCTCCGGACTGCAGTTGGCCAAACAATTCGTCGTGCTCACCCATAAGCTCCCCGGCTGCCGTCCCTTTTCCGGACGGCTCGCTGCTCATTTATAGAGACCGTGCATGATGGCCTGGGCCATTTCGTCGATGTCCACGATTTCGTCGGCAAGTCCCGCGTCCACGATGGCCTTGGGCATGCCGTAGACCACGCAGGAGGAATCGGACTGGGCCAATGCGCGACCGCCTTTCTGCTTGAGAATTTTGACGCCTTCGAGGCCGTCCGAGCCCATTCCCGTGAGGATCACCCCCAGGGCGCGCTTGCCCACGGCTTCGGCGGCCGAGCCCACGAGCACGTTGGCCGAAGGCTTGTAAAGGGCGTCGGCGGGGTCGGTGGTGATTTCGATCTCCACCCGGCTCACCTTCTGGATCAGCTTCAGGTGCTTGCCTCCGGGCGCGATGAACACCTTCCCGGGGGCGAGCCTGTCTCCCGTTTCGGCCTCCTTGACCGACACCTGGCACACGCCGTCCAGGCGCTTGGCGAAGGGGCCGGTGAAGGCCGCGGGCATGTGCTGGGCGATGACGATGGAGGCGGGAAAATCCTTGGGCAGGGCCGAGAGCACCTTCTGCACGGCCGGAGGCCCGCCGGTGGAAACGCCGATGGCCACCACGTCGCGCGTAAGCGACCCGGAAGGCCTGACGAAATCCTTGCGGGCCTCGTGCTCCCCAGGGGCGCAGGGGGCGCTCAACGTGGGCACGCAGGTCTTGCGGAAGGCCATGGGCGGCCTGAACTTGCGCCGGGCGATCTGCTTGACCTTGGCCTGGAGGTCTTCCTCGATCTTGACGATATCCAGGGAGACCTTGGAAAGCTGCTTGGGGATGAAATCGACCGCGCCGAGCTCCATGGCCTTGAGCGTTGCCTCGGCCCCTTCCACGGTGAGGGAGCTGACCATCAGCACGGGCTTGGGCATCTCCATCATGATGTGCTTGAGCGCGGTGAGACCGT
Proteins encoded in this window:
- a CDS encoding ParA family protein is translated as MGASVVAIANQKGGVGKTTTALSLGGALARLGKKVLLMDLDPHGCASVHLGMFPENVPISAYDLLLAESFDRELWNKAVILAPQGGVDIVASNVRLSELDIDLKGRENKGLLLKNLLAEAALGYDFVILDCPPNMGVLLVNAMVASDLLIIPIQTEFLALHGLRLIFDSIRLLNKVLPRPVAWKALATMFDRRAGACRRVLELLRKKLGSKMFETVIDMDTQFREASARGQVIYDVAPESRGAKEYMALAKEILPA
- a CDS encoding chemotaxis protein CheW, translating into MKTLENYFEHDVALPESGQRSADLTGSERAFLEKYVGAGWENTPEGRALKSPVQAEQVMGAATDQEAPESGVDLESSLMAEEELRLVSFYVSGQVFAVPIMLVQEVLRAVAATKLPAAPPFLAGVTNLRGRVTPLIDLACLLDVPAEDGQEDNFLIVCRLRDMQIGLRVRAIDTMYKAPRADIEWNIESQVGVNAELMAGLLKAGDRLIKILSVSRLFQKVLKS
- a CDS encoding CheR family methyltransferase — encoded protein: MSSLFSKTISLRKELKIADSEFVQLRDYIYQQSGIYIADNRKYLLENRLANRLKELNLKSFAEYYHFLQYDPGKRQELNRLFEVVTTNETSFYRNPPQLAVFQNNVLPEVLDKQRKLGGKKLRIWSAGCSTGEEPYTLAIILHEVLKSEINSWDIKITANDLSEAVLASARNGVYNDYTLRTTPKEIVTKYFSAEDGKFKVKPEVKRLVNFGQINLSDKAMLKRVDRSQLVFCRNVIIYFDDEMKKNVIGSFYDNLLPGGFLLIGHSESLHNISRAFKPKHYPGAIIYLKEG
- a CDS encoding response regulator, translated to MPKTILIVDDSKTVRNLVAFIMKKEGFKVVTAEDGLDGLEKLYSSEKIDLIISDINMPRMDGFTFIKSVREQDAYSDIPIVVLSTEGQEKDIQAGLSIGANMYMVKPAQPEKMVKNVKMLLG
- a CDS encoding chemotaxis protein CheA, which translates into the protein MSQDFMDPELFADFIVEAKEHLETIEPNLLELEKNPENLGLLNEIFRPMHSLKGASGFLGLNQINGLAHKAENILDELRKGKIGVTAGIMDVILAATDALRTMIDSLETHGYEGEVETASIIHRIEAILAGEELPAAAPSGQTAPASEQTAASSSEEVDVPRPEKTPGGESRGFIMPEATETGPSYGLQAIGEGHLNDFLEEAQEIIENLNASLLELEKDPAGAGGDLVNDTFRYFHNLKGNSGIIGHKELNSLTHEAETLLNKVRKGEMTATPRMIDLLLGTVDMMETLVSKIDAKHNQATPMDISFLVDKLQQAVATGDVDFGDMAVQAEPLKSSESVDEAAPEPEAAQAPEAAPKPEAPAPADETASSSGDSGLDDEDKEIFEETVTQQLANIHLALDELAKDGTNKEYIDGLYRSLDTLRNSTGYMGFGELKTYAERTAGLVDQARKTGMDFEMMLDILRQECGILEDMIKAALAALMGGVKAAQPAAPEKAETVVTPAPAKEEAAKPEPAPKPKKEEAPKAQPKAEPAQAAAPASKAEPKPAPKPEAAAPAPAAPSAPGAAKVSSTIRVDHEKLDHLMNLIGELIINRNRYALLARSLEEGKLDVQEIAQQLTETTYAMARLSDDLQDTIMKVRMVPVSSVFSRFPRLVRDLSRKSGKEVELIMEGEETELDKSVVEVIGDPLVHLIRNSVDHGLETEEARLAAGKSPVGKVWLRAYHRGNSVAIEVEDEGKGIDPAKMREVGIRKGLITPEEAKNLDDRDALELIFMPGFSSAEKITDISGRGVGMDVVRTNIKNLKGTVSVTSEVGKGTKFTMALPLTLAIIDALMVMVGDQTYAIPLDAVSETTKIEVKRMTEVNKRKAVTLRGEVLGIIELREVLELPPAPEDDKEIVSMVILHDNDRRLGVIVDKLLERQEVVIKPLGSYLSEFDTRGLSGATIMGDGSVVLILDPHEIYLMSTSQR